The DNA sequence CCACACGCTCATCAACGCACTCACTGGCGAATGTGTTCGAACAGCGGCGTCGAGATGTAGCGCTCGCCGAAGTCGGGAACCACCACCACGATCAGCTTTCCGGCGTTCTCGGGGCGCTTGGCCAGTTCGAGGGCGGCCCACACGTTGGCACCGGCCGAGATTCCGCCGAGGATCCCCTCCTCGGTGCCCAGCGCGCGAGCTACCTGGATGGCGTCGTCGAACTGCGCGTCGATGATCTCGTCGTAACAGTCGCGGTCGAGCACCTCGGGGACGAAGTTGGCGCCCAGGCCCTGAATCTTGTGCGGGCCCGGGTCGGCGCCGTGCAGGATCGCGGAGTCCTTGGGCTCCACGCCGACGATCTGAACCTCGGGCTTGTGGGCCTTGAGGGTATGCGAGACACCGGTCAGCGTGCCGCCGGTACCGATCCCGGCGACGAAGATGTCGACGGCGCCGGCGGTGTCTTTCCAGATCTCTTCGCCGGTCGTCCGTTCGTGGATGGCCGGGTTGGCCGGGTTGGCGAATTGGTCTGCGGACAGGGCGTTGTGGGTGTTGGCAACGATCTGTTTGGCCTTGGCCACCGCGCCGGCCATGCCCTCGGAGCCGGGCGTCAGCACGATCTCGGCACCGTAGGCGCGCAGCATCACCCGGCGCTCGGTGGACATGGTGTCCGGCATGGTCAAAATCACCTTGTAGCCCCGGGCGGCGCCGACCATCGCCAGGGCGATGCCGGTGTTGCCGCTGGTGGCCTCGACGATGGTGCCCCCGGGGCGCAGCTGGCCGGATTCCTCGGCGGCGTCGATGATTGCGACGCCGATGCGGTCTTTGACGCTGTTGGCGGGGTTGTAGAACTCGAGTTTGGCCGCCACCTGGGCGTCCAAGCCCTGGGTCAGCCGGTTGAGCCGCACCAGCGGCGTATGGCCGATCAGCTCGGTGACGTTGTCGTAGATCCTGCCCATCAAATGCCCTTTCCTACCAAGGCCGCCATAGGTGCTATGCGCTCCCTTCGGCAATGCGCCGTACGGCCTTGATGAAGATGTCGATCTCTTCGAAAGTGTTGTAGAACGCGAACGACGGCCGCACGGTGGCCTCCAGGCCGTAGCGGCGCAGGATCGGCTGCGCGCAGTGGTGACCGGCGCGCACCGCGATGCCCTCGGAGTTGAGTGCCTTGCCCACTTCCAACGGCTCGTGGCCGGCCAGCACGAACGACAACACACTGGCCTTCTCGTCGGCGGTGCCGACGAGCCGCACCCCGGGGATATCGGCCAAGCGTGGCGTGGCGTACTCCAGCAGGGCGTGCTCGTAGGCGGCGATACGTTCGATGCCCACCCGCTCCACATAGCGCAGGGCCTCGCCCAGGCCGACCGCGTCGGCGATGTTTCCAGTGCCCGCCTCAAATTTATTGGGCGGTTCCTGGTAGAGCGAGCGTTCCAGGGTGACGTCGGCAATCATGTTGCCTCCACCCTGCCACGGCGGCGTCTCGGCCAGTGCCTCGGCGGTGCCGTAGAGCACTCCGATACCGGTGGGACCGAAGATCTTGTGCCCGGAGAACGCGAAGAAGTCCGCGCCCAGCGATTGCACATCGATCGGGATGTGCGGGATCGACTGTGCCCCGTCGATCAGCACCCGAGCGCCGTAGCGGTGCCCGAGTTCGACGATGTCGTGCACCGGGGTGACGGTGCCCAGTGCGTTGGAGACATGCGTGGCGGCAACCATTTTGGTCCGCGGGCCCAACAGGTCCTCGAATTCGCCCAGCAGCAGGTTGCCCGCGTCGTCCACCGGCGCCACCCGCAGAACCGCCCCGGTTTTCTTCGAGATCAGTTGCCACGGAACGATATTCGCGTGGTGCTCCAGATGGGTGATGACGATCTCATCGCCGGGGCCCAGATTCTTGCCGCCCCAGGCGTAAGCAACCAGGTTGATCGCCTCGGTGGTGCCGCGCACGAAGACGATGTCCTCGCTGCGCGGTGCC is a window from the Mycobacterium sp. SVM_VP21 genome containing:
- the cysK gene encoding cysteine synthase A — protein: MGRIYDNVTELIGHTPLVRLNRLTQGLDAQVAAKLEFYNPANSVKDRIGVAIIDAAEESGQLRPGGTIVEATSGNTGIALAMVGAARGYKVILTMPDTMSTERRVMLRAYGAEIVLTPGSEGMAGAVAKAKQIVANTHNALSADQFANPANPAIHERTTGEEIWKDTAGAVDIFVAGIGTGGTLTGVSHTLKAHKPEVQIVGVEPKDSAILHGADPGPHKIQGLGANFVPEVLDRDCYDEIIDAQFDDAIQVARALGTEEGILGGISAGANVWAALELAKRPENAGKLIVVVVPDFGERYISTPLFEHIRQ
- a CDS encoding SufS family cysteine desulfurase encodes the protein MSTSDPGPVNPPVSAAELEVLANQLYAAGGRPGLDSPPQTTAVAPRGGMPDPAGLLPPGVADFSAFAVPSGIVPTVPGVLAGSPAGAVPIAPRGSVPGWPGGVPAVPQLDWHATPTPASGGDEANYAFLSQRVPTAEPAPTVPDSHEVFDVNAVRADFPILRETVNGKPLIWFDNAATTQKPQAVIDRLSYFYTHENSNIHRAAHELAARATDAYEDARDTVRRFLGAPRSEDIVFVRGTTEAINLVAYAWGGKNLGPGDEIVITHLEHHANIVPWQLISKKTGAVLRVAPVDDAGNLLLGEFEDLLGPRTKMVAATHVSNALGTVTPVHDIVELGHRYGARVLIDGAQSIPHIPIDVQSLGADFFAFSGHKIFGPTGIGVLYGTAEALAETPPWQGGGNMIADVTLERSLYQEPPNKFEAGTGNIADAVGLGEALRYVERVGIERIAAYEHALLEYATPRLADIPGVRLVGTADEKASVLSFVLAGHEPLEVGKALNSEGIAVRAGHHCAQPILRRYGLEATVRPSFAFYNTFEEIDIFIKAVRRIAEGSA